A region of Candidatus Roizmanbacteria bacterium DNA encodes the following proteins:
- the tuf gene encoding elongation factor Tu: MAQGTFQRNKPHLNIGTIGHVDHGKTTTTSAIHHVLSKKGLAKDMKYEEIDKAPEEKARGVTINIHHSEYETEKRHYAHIDAPGHADYIKNMITGAAQMDGAILVVSAPDGPMPQTREHILLANQVNVPAIVVYLNKIDMVQDQEIVDLVEMEVRDLLKKYDYPGDEVPVIRGSSLKALEDDPEATKAIEDLMKAVDDYFPEPKRDTDKPFLMPVEDVFTIQGRGTVVTGRVERGILKVNEEIEIVGLKDSTKTVVTGIEMFRKTLDEARAGDNTGLLLRGIEKEDVERGQVITKPGSVKPHTEFEAEIYVLKKEEGGRHTPFFKGYRPQFYIRTTDVTGEVKLPEGVEMVMPGDNIKIEAKLIAPIALEEGLKFAIREGGHTVGAGVVTKIIK, encoded by the coding sequence ATGGCACAGGGCACATTTCAGAGAAATAAACCCCATCTTAACATCGGTACCATCGGTCACGTCGACCATGGAAAAACTACCACCACTTCAGCAATTCATCACGTCCTTTCAAAGAAAGGTCTCGCAAAGGACATGAAATATGAAGAAATTGACAAGGCTCCCGAAGAAAAAGCACGCGGGGTCACCATCAATATTCATCACTCAGAATACGAAACAGAAAAAAGACACTATGCACATATTGATGCCCCGGGACATGCTGATTACATCAAAAACATGATCACCGGAGCAGCTCAGATGGACGGTGCTATTCTTGTAGTCTCAGCTCCTGACGGTCCTATGCCTCAGACTCGAGAACACATCCTTCTTGCCAATCAGGTCAATGTACCGGCAATCGTCGTTTACTTAAACAAAATTGATATGGTCCAAGATCAGGAAATCGTCGACCTCGTCGAAATGGAAGTCCGTGATCTTTTGAAGAAATATGATTATCCGGGAGATGAAGTACCCGTCATTCGCGGTTCTTCACTTAAAGCTCTTGAAGATGATCCGGAAGCAACAAAAGCAATCGAAGACTTGATGAAAGCAGTCGATGATTACTTCCCGGAACCGAAAAGAGACACAGACAAGCCGTTCCTTATGCCGGTTGAAGACGTTTTCACCATTCAAGGTCGAGGAACAGTCGTCACAGGAAGAGTCGAACGCGGAATCCTCAAAGTCAACGAAGAAATCGAAATCGTCGGACTCAAGGATAGTACAAAAACAGTCGTAACAGGAATCGAAATGTTCCGAAAAACTCTTGATGAAGCACGGGCAGGAGACAACACAGGACTTCTTCTTCGAGGAATCGAAAAAGAAGATGTGGAACGCGGACAGGTCATCACAAAACCTGGTTCAGTCAAACCTCACACAGAGTTTGAAGCTGAAATTTACGTTCTTAAGAAAGAAGAAGGCGGACGACACACACCGTTCTTCAAAGGATACCGACCTCAGTTCTACATCCGAACAACGGATGTGACCGGAGAAGTCAAACTCCCAGAAGGCGTAGAAATGGTCATGCCTGGCGACAACATCAAGATCGAAGCAAAACTTATTGCACCTATTGCTCTTGAAGAAGGTCTTAAATTCGCAATCCGCGAAGGTGGACACACGGTAGGAGCTGGTGTTGTTACCAAAATCATTAAATAA
- a CDS encoding transposase, whose translation MSKWGGDQLRVIRSYDWQYNRDLMKKIRSLSDYNQSDVAQIRNDVLTFAEKYGIQAAVDAYGISRRTLFRWRKRRRDSEGQLDSLIPETTKPKTPRRMETHPKVISFIKEIREQYFCLGKEKIKPLLDEYCLQEGISTISESTIGKVIKRHNLQRKTYRIYHNPASGFAKRKVKYRQKVKRSPKVEDTGYIEIDTITKFVHGIKLYVFNAVDIKLKFQFSYGYSKLNSRNGADFMRRLELVYPIQDGIKTIQTDNGLEYLGNFHDYLEENNIPHLFIYPRCPKINAFIERANRTLQEEFMNPYIYTKWTGIGSFNRHLIEYLVWYNTKRVHKSLNNISPMDYLLSILPKECHMYGTHTFS comes from the coding sequence ATGAGTAAATGGGGAGGAGATCAGCTTCGAGTAATTAGGAGTTATGACTGGCAGTACAATAGAGATCTTATGAAAAAGATACGATCTCTATCAGACTACAATCAGTCAGATGTAGCACAAATCAGAAACGATGTTCTGACATTTGCAGAGAAGTACGGGATACAAGCTGCAGTTGATGCATATGGGATATCACGAAGGACATTGTTTCGATGGAGGAAGAGACGGCGAGATTCAGAAGGGCAGTTGGATAGCCTGATACCAGAGACAACCAAGCCAAAGACACCCCGACGTATGGAGACTCACCCGAAGGTCATATCCTTTATCAAAGAGATTCGAGAACAATACTTTTGTTTGGGAAAGGAGAAGATCAAGCCCTTACTTGATGAGTATTGCCTACAGGAAGGAATTTCAACTATATCTGAGTCAACCATTGGAAAAGTGATCAAAAGACACAACCTGCAGCGCAAGACCTACCGGATCTATCACAATCCAGCAAGTGGCTTTGCAAAACGGAAAGTAAAGTACCGACAGAAGGTCAAGCGGTCTCCCAAGGTGGAAGATACCGGATACATTGAGATTGATACCATCACGAAGTTTGTACACGGAATCAAGCTGTATGTCTTCAATGCAGTGGACATCAAACTCAAATTCCAGTTCTCCTACGGATACTCAAAACTCAACAGCCGAAACGGTGCTGATTTTATGAGAAGACTGGAACTAGTATACCCAATACAAGATGGTATAAAAACCATACAAACAGATAACGGCCTCGAGTATCTGGGAAACTTCCATGACTATCTGGAAGAAAACAATATCCCACACCTCTTTATCTACCCCAGATGTCCCAAGATCAATGCCTTTATTGAGCGAGCAAACAGAACACTCCAGGAAGAATTTATGAACCCCTACATCTATACCAAGTGGACCGGTATCGGATCATTCAATCGTCACCTTATTGAATACCTCGTCTGGTACAATACAAAGCGAGTTCACAAAAGCCTGAACAATATTTCACCTATGGATTACCTATTATCTATTTTACCTAAAGAGTGCCATATGTATGGAACTCATACATTCTCTTGA
- a CDS encoding ATP-dependent helicase, which yields MATDSVKLNTSQQQAVEYHKGPLLIVAGAGTGKTTTLVEKIKYLIKNDHAKPEEILCLTFTDKAAYEMEERVDRAMPYGYFQMWISTFHKFADEILRDDIYHLGLNPGYDLMTQAQSILFLKKNLFHLNLKYYRPVSNPTKFVEGLLQHFSRLHDEDISPEEYSKWVKKLSKYSHSVRRLADDPESRNKKTGSLVMPGMTTEQNISTEEIQQYQELSDAYATYQKLKIEHDVMDFDDLIYYLIKLFRERPNVLKQYQNKFKYVLVDEFQDTNIAQYELIKLLCPIKTNPNLTVVGDDSQAIYKFRGASVSNIMTFMEDYPQAKQISLVDNYRSNQTILDHAYNLIQNNNPDTLESKLGISKELVGHKKNIKEAVQFELFAHGDQEADWIAECIAGYLQDKTYTFQDFAILVRANNHSDPIINALKREGIPFQFLGPGTLFKQPEVKDLIAYLQVLADLNDTVSLYRVLSMDHFGIDEQDLVLYLSFAKKISLSLFQSLEVALSFFHEDWWREEFEVYREHLPLVKEETKEKLIQIISMIKKHLTRLRKDSAGEIVFQFLEDTEYLKKLSNPENEYDQRRTLNITKFFQKLKSMENEIEDSSVFAAVEYINMSLEMGESPLASESDAVQTNAVNILTVHGAKGLEFPVVFLPNLINGRFPTRRRREQIPIPDALIKETMPSGDYHIQEERRLFYVGITRAKDRLFLSASEIYGEGVRKQRISPFVAETIGAEKVTGKSAKQSEQKEQLSIFDFKKKEEDPPIPIPTEVKNLSYSQISTYELCPLKYKYQYVLKIPTGPHGAASFGSSVHNALQKFYQLFTKDNEVGLTHLLNLLESSWIPVGYTSREEQTKQKEEARQMLENYFHSFHTPEIAVKDLEKLFKIKVGSDVCLTGKIDRVDEKADGAIEIIDYKTGNMPDEKKLRKDMQLAIYAMAANDYGLYRKPIEKINLSFYYLAHREKVTVTRNEEDIHDVKLKVREIADKIRMGEFPARTGPWCARCDFRMICEAWQ from the coding sequence ATGGCAACCGACTCGGTAAAACTGAATACATCGCAACAGCAGGCTGTCGAATACCACAAAGGACCGCTTCTTATTGTGGCCGGAGCCGGTACCGGCAAAACGACTACACTCGTCGAAAAAATCAAGTATCTCATCAAGAATGACCATGCAAAGCCTGAGGAAATTCTTTGCCTGACTTTCACCGACAAAGCGGCCTATGAAATGGAAGAACGTGTAGACCGTGCCATGCCGTACGGATATTTTCAGATGTGGATCTCGACATTTCACAAGTTTGCAGACGAAATCCTGCGCGACGATATTTATCATCTCGGACTTAATCCAGGTTATGATCTGATGACTCAGGCACAGTCAATCCTCTTTCTCAAAAAAAATCTCTTTCACCTCAATCTCAAATACTACCGTCCTGTCAGCAATCCCACAAAATTTGTCGAAGGGCTGCTGCAGCATTTCTCCAGGCTTCATGATGAAGATATTTCTCCTGAGGAGTATAGTAAGTGGGTAAAAAAACTTTCGAAATATTCTCATTCCGTCCGCCGGCTGGCGGATGATCCGGAATCCAGGAACAAAAAAACTGGATCCCTGGTCATGCCTGGGATGACAACGGAACAAAATATAAGCACTGAAGAAATCCAGCAATACCAGGAACTTTCCGATGCATACGCTACCTATCAAAAGCTCAAAATCGAACATGACGTCATGGATTTTGACGATCTTATTTATTATCTGATCAAACTTTTCCGGGAAAGACCGAATGTTTTAAAGCAGTATCAAAACAAATTTAAGTATGTATTGGTTGACGAATTCCAGGATACGAATATCGCACAGTACGAACTCATAAAGCTCCTCTGTCCCATAAAAACCAATCCGAATTTGACCGTCGTCGGAGATGATTCTCAGGCAATCTATAAATTCCGCGGAGCATCTGTCTCCAACATTATGACCTTCATGGAGGACTATCCGCAGGCAAAGCAGATAAGTCTTGTAGATAATTACCGATCCAATCAAACCATACTTGATCATGCCTATAATCTCATCCAAAACAATAATCCCGATACCCTTGAAAGTAAATTGGGTATCTCAAAAGAGCTGGTCGGACATAAAAAAAATATAAAAGAAGCCGTACAGTTTGAGTTGTTTGCACACGGTGATCAGGAAGCGGATTGGATTGCAGAGTGTATCGCCGGTTACTTGCAGGATAAAACCTATACCTTCCAGGATTTTGCAATTTTGGTAAGAGCGAACAATCACAGCGATCCGATCATCAATGCCTTGAAGCGTGAAGGTATTCCCTTTCAGTTTTTAGGGCCGGGAACGTTATTTAAGCAACCTGAGGTCAAAGATCTGATCGCTTATCTGCAAGTTCTCGCTGATCTGAATGATACAGTTTCACTATACCGCGTTCTTTCCATGGATCATTTCGGAATTGATGAACAGGACCTGGTTCTCTATCTCTCCTTTGCGAAAAAAATTTCCCTTTCTCTTTTCCAGTCACTTGAAGTGGCACTTTCCTTTTTCCATGAAGATTGGTGGAGAGAGGAGTTTGAAGTTTATCGCGAACATTTACCGCTCGTAAAAGAAGAAACAAAAGAGAAACTAATCCAGATAATCTCCATGATAAAAAAGCATCTCACCCGACTCCGCAAGGATTCAGCCGGTGAGATCGTGTTCCAGTTCCTGGAAGATACCGAATACCTCAAGAAACTCAGCAATCCTGAAAATGAGTATGATCAGCGAAGAACATTGAACATAACGAAGTTTTTCCAGAAACTAAAAAGTATGGAGAATGAAATTGAAGACAGTTCGGTTTTTGCCGCAGTCGAGTATATCAATATGAGTCTGGAGATGGGTGAATCTCCTTTGGCATCCGAGTCTGATGCGGTTCAGACGAATGCTGTAAATATTCTCACGGTGCACGGTGCAAAAGGTTTGGAGTTTCCTGTCGTTTTTCTCCCGAATCTTATAAACGGCCGTTTTCCTACCCGCCGCAGACGGGAACAGATTCCGATACCTGATGCTCTGATAAAGGAGACAATGCCGAGCGGAGATTATCATATTCAGGAAGAAAGGCGGCTGTTTTATGTGGGGATCACCCGTGCAAAAGACAGGCTCTTTTTGTCCGCTTCTGAAATATACGGTGAAGGAGTACGGAAACAACGCATATCGCCGTTTGTAGCCGAAACAATCGGTGCCGAAAAAGTCACCGGCAAATCCGCAAAGCAATCCGAACAAAAAGAACAGCTATCCATTTTTGATTTTAAGAAAAAGGAAGAAGATCCTCCGATACCAATCCCGACCGAGGTTAAAAATCTTTCATACAGCCAGATCAGTACCTATGAACTCTGTCCCCTGAAATACAAATATCAGTACGTACTGAAAATCCCGACAGGACCCCACGGTGCGGCTTCATTCGGAAGCTCTGTGCACAACGCTCTGCAGAAGTTCTATCAGTTGTTTACGAAAGACAATGAAGTCGGGCTCACACATCTTCTGAATCTGCTTGAATCTTCCTGGATCCCGGTCGGCTATACCTCCCGGGAGGAACAGACGAAACAAAAAGAAGAAGCACGTCAGATGCTCGAAAACTATTTTCATTCTTTTCATACTCCTGAGATTGCAGTCAAAGATCTGGAGAAACTCTTCAAAATCAAAGTAGGAAGTGATGTATGTCTTACCGGAAAAATTGATCGGGTGGATGAAAAGGCTGACGGAGCGATCGAGATCATCGACTACAAAACCGGCAACATGCCTGATGAAAAGAAACTCAGGAAAGATATGCAGCTTGCCATATATGCAATGGCTGCAAATGACTACGGATTGTATCGCAAACCGATTGAAAAAATTAACCTTTCCTTCTACTATCTCGCCCATCGTGAAAAGGTAACGGTTACAAGAAACGAAGAAGATATTCACGATGTGAAGCTGAAAGTCAGAGAGATTGCTGATAAAATCCGCATGGGAGAGTTCCCGGCACGTACCGGTCCGTGGTGTGCACGGTGTGATTTCAGAATGATCTGCGAAGCCTGGCAGTGA